A single window of Sneathiella limimaris DNA harbors:
- a CDS encoding acyl-CoA dehydrogenase family protein encodes MTQLERFSAPFFTEDHAAYRETVRRFVEKEIEPFAAEWDEAESFPRELYKKAAEIGMLGVGFPEQYGGTEVDLYYELINSEELARSGAGGISASLMSHTIGAPPIKNVGNEEQKAKYLPKILSGDLISALAITEPSGGSDVANLKTTAKREGDHFIVNGSKTFITSGMRADIYTVAVRTGGPGMGGISLLLIDRNTPGFERTPLKKMGWWASDTATLYFDNCKVPAENLLGEENCGFQAIMLNFNSERLHMAAGSISAARTCYNEVLEYAKERMVFGKPLTEKQVIRHKLVQMAQSINVSQAYLDQIAMRVQNGEAPIADICMLKNQATETMEFCAREGVQIMGGAGFMRGPKVERIYREVRVNAIGGGAEEIMRDLASRQLGI; translated from the coding sequence ATGACTCAGCTCGAGAGATTTTCAGCTCCGTTTTTCACAGAAGACCATGCGGCTTATCGCGAGACGGTAAGACGATTTGTCGAAAAAGAGATTGAACCCTTTGCAGCCGAATGGGATGAAGCGGAAAGCTTTCCGAGGGAACTTTATAAAAAAGCAGCTGAAATTGGCATGCTGGGAGTGGGGTTTCCAGAACAGTATGGGGGCACAGAGGTCGATCTCTATTACGAGCTCATCAATTCGGAGGAGCTCGCACGCTCTGGAGCGGGTGGCATTTCCGCCAGCCTTATGAGCCATACTATTGGTGCGCCGCCCATTAAAAACGTTGGCAATGAAGAACAAAAAGCAAAATACCTTCCCAAGATTCTTTCTGGCGATTTAATCAGTGCTTTGGCGATAACCGAACCAAGTGGTGGATCAGATGTTGCCAACTTGAAAACCACCGCTAAACGGGAAGGTGACCACTTCATAGTAAATGGATCCAAGACATTCATCACGTCGGGAATGCGTGCTGACATCTATACTGTAGCCGTTAGGACGGGTGGTCCAGGAATGGGTGGAATCTCATTACTGTTAATTGATCGCAACACACCCGGTTTCGAACGAACTCCACTCAAAAAAATGGGATGGTGGGCTTCAGACACAGCCACACTCTATTTTGATAACTGCAAAGTTCCCGCTGAGAATCTTTTAGGGGAAGAGAATTGCGGCTTTCAAGCAATTATGCTGAACTTTAATTCTGAACGACTACACATGGCGGCAGGAAGTATTTCCGCGGCGCGGACTTGTTATAATGAAGTCCTTGAATATGCCAAAGAGCGCATGGTTTTTGGCAAACCACTCACAGAAAAGCAGGTTATTCGCCATAAACTGGTTCAAATGGCGCAAAGTATCAATGTATCCCAAGCCTATCTCGATCAGATCGCGATGCGCGTTCAAAATGGAGAAGCGCCGATTGCTGACATCTGTATGCTGAAAAACCAAGCCACGGAAACAATGGAATTCTGCGCCCGGGAAGGCGTGCAGATTATGGGCGGTGCCGGTTTTATGCGAGGGCCTAAAGTGGAACGGATCTACCGGGAGGTTCGCGTCAACGCCATCGGGGGTGGCGCCGAGGAGATTATGCGCGATCTTGCCTCCCGGCAACTTGGTATCTAA
- a CDS encoding acetyl/propionyl/methylcrotonyl-CoA carboxylase subunit alpha, with amino-acid sequence MSEFSKILIANRGEIACRVIKTAHAMGYETVAVYSDPDRGARHVKMATEAIHIGPAAAAESYLNIESIIAAAKKAGADAVHPGYGFLSENADFAARCEKEGLTFIGPPKDAIHLMGNKAEAKRRMIHAKVPCVPGYEDKDQSDDQFVSAAERIGYPVMVKAAAGGGGRGMRLVTSGDQLKKALETARSEAKNAFGSNELILEKAVVEPRHIEIQILADAHGNCIHLGERDCSIQRRHQKVIEEAPSPAVSETLRTKMGEAAVSAAKAIHYSGAGTVEFLLSQDGEFYFLEMNTRLQVEHPVTELVTGFDLVEWQIRIARGEPLPVTQQEVQLKGHAIEARLYAEDPSKNFLPRVGKVHLWQPAKGEGLRCDHGLETGFEITPHYDPMVAKVIAYGSSREDARRRLMKALKETLDLGLTTNRQFLVDCLDHENFASGKATTGFIENFFPKKALKTRAPSMAETCAAVALQYHLQAYKTGRSTDGWDSSSAGEQLLILEFDGKPNEALIRNSGDRSYQITLQDQTTSLQLLDISENRFRFDYDGHIQSGVFVIADTQAYFGFGTSKLTVEDITHQVSRSDDGEMDSKIMSPMNGRVLKVMVKAGEAVTKGQSLFILEAMKMEHDITAKSEGVIEKLLVSPDQQVASKALLAEIKTT; translated from the coding sequence ATGTCAGAATTTTCCAAAATTCTGATTGCCAATCGGGGGGAAATAGCCTGCCGGGTGATCAAAACAGCTCATGCCATGGGATATGAGACAGTTGCCGTCTATTCAGATCCGGATAGAGGTGCCCGCCATGTGAAGATGGCCACTGAAGCGATCCATATTGGTCCCGCTGCCGCTGCTGAGAGCTATCTCAACATCGAGAGTATTATCGCTGCAGCAAAAAAGGCGGGAGCAGACGCTGTTCACCCCGGCTACGGGTTTTTGTCGGAAAATGCGGACTTTGCTGCACGATGTGAAAAGGAAGGTCTGACTTTTATCGGCCCTCCTAAAGACGCCATTCATCTAATGGGCAATAAGGCTGAAGCGAAACGGCGCATGATCCATGCTAAAGTCCCATGTGTTCCCGGCTATGAAGACAAGGACCAGTCAGACGATCAATTCGTATCTGCCGCAGAAAGAATTGGTTACCCGGTTATGGTCAAAGCTGCAGCTGGCGGCGGCGGAAGAGGCATGAGACTTGTTACGTCTGGTGATCAGCTGAAAAAAGCTCTAGAAACTGCCCGATCTGAAGCCAAGAATGCTTTTGGCTCTAATGAACTTATTCTTGAGAAGGCTGTCGTCGAACCCAGACATATCGAAATTCAGATACTTGCTGATGCACATGGTAATTGTATTCATCTGGGTGAGCGGGACTGCTCCATCCAACGGCGTCACCAAAAAGTCATAGAGGAAGCCCCCTCTCCCGCTGTGTCTGAAACACTTCGTACAAAAATGGGTGAGGCAGCAGTCTCAGCGGCTAAAGCAATTCATTATTCGGGAGCTGGCACCGTTGAATTCCTCCTAAGCCAGGATGGTGAATTCTATTTTCTGGAAATGAATACCCGCCTTCAGGTTGAACATCCTGTCACGGAACTGGTCACGGGGTTTGATCTGGTGGAATGGCAAATCCGAATTGCCCGGGGTGAACCGCTCCCTGTTACGCAGCAGGAAGTTCAGCTCAAAGGCCATGCTATTGAGGCACGCCTTTACGCTGAGGACCCTTCAAAAAATTTCCTTCCGCGAGTTGGCAAAGTTCATCTGTGGCAACCTGCAAAGGGAGAAGGCCTCCGCTGTGATCATGGGCTTGAGACGGGTTTTGAAATCACACCCCACTATGATCCCATGGTAGCCAAGGTTATTGCCTATGGCAGCAGCCGAGAAGATGCGCGCCGACGGCTTATGAAGGCGCTTAAAGAAACACTGGATCTTGGCCTGACAACCAATCGACAGTTTCTGGTTGACTGTTTAGATCACGAAAACTTTGCCTCAGGTAAAGCGACCACAGGCTTTATTGAAAACTTTTTCCCCAAAAAGGCCCTCAAAACCAGAGCACCCAGCATGGCCGAGACATGTGCTGCAGTTGCCCTTCAATATCATCTGCAAGCCTATAAAACGGGTCGCTCGACAGATGGATGGGATAGCAGCTCAGCCGGTGAGCAACTTCTCATTCTCGAATTTGATGGAAAACCCAACGAAGCTTTAATCAGAAATTCAGGTGATCGCAGTTATCAAATCACTCTTCAGGATCAAACAACCTCTCTGCAGCTTCTCGACATCAGCGAAAACCGGTTTAGGTTCGACTACGACGGTCATATTCAATCGGGTGTATTTGTCATAGCAGATACCCAAGCTTATTTTGGCTTTGGGACATCCAAGCTGACTGTGGAGGACATTACTCACCAAGTCTCCCGTAGCGATGATGGGGAGATGGATAGTAAGATTATGTCCCCAATGAATGGTCGGGTTTTAAAGGTCATGGTGAAAGCAGGTGAGGCTGTTACCAAAGGCCAAAGCCTTTTCATTCTGGAAGCCATGAAAATGGAACATGACATTACGGCAAAATCTGAAGGTGTGATTGAAAAGCTTCTCGTATCACCCGATCAACAGGTTGCCAGCAAAGCCCTTCTCGCAGAAATAAAAACAACCTAA
- a CDS encoding acyl-CoA dehydrogenase family protein, whose protein sequence is MLYKQEHREFMNSLSKFIAAEITPHVDDWEAEGIFPAKELFKKMGDQGFLGVCKPEEYGGMGLDYSFSLAMAETLGEAPCGGVPMAIGVQTDMATPALARFGSDYVKENFLRPAISGDYVACIGVSEPSAGSDVANIKSNARKDGDDYVINGQKMWITNGTQADFMCMLVNTSDGPIHSSKSLIIVPMDTPGITVARKLDKLGMRSSDTAQLYFEDVRVPQRNIIGEEGMGFTYQMLQFQEERLWAAGNALRTLDKTIDDTIEYTRQREAFGQSILDNQVVHFRLAELKTEVELLRSLTYRAVEDYINGENVTMMASMAKLKAGRLIREVNDACLQYYGGMGFMNETLVSRNYRDGRLASIGGGADEVMLGIICKLMDTLPKKRKG, encoded by the coding sequence ATGCTATACAAACAAGAACATCGCGAATTCATGAATTCCCTCAGCAAATTTATCGCTGCGGAGATCACCCCACATGTAGATGATTGGGAAGCTGAAGGAATTTTCCCAGCAAAAGAACTCTTCAAAAAGATGGGCGACCAAGGGTTCTTAGGTGTTTGCAAGCCTGAAGAATACGGTGGCATGGGGCTTGATTACTCCTTCAGCCTGGCGATGGCAGAAACCTTAGGTGAAGCACCTTGTGGCGGTGTTCCGATGGCAATTGGTGTCCAAACAGATATGGCAACACCTGCACTGGCCCGTTTTGGCTCTGACTATGTGAAAGAAAATTTCCTTCGCCCCGCAATTTCAGGCGACTATGTGGCTTGTATTGGTGTTTCTGAACCCAGCGCCGGCTCAGACGTTGCAAACATCAAATCCAATGCCCGCAAAGACGGAGATGATTACGTCATCAACGGTCAGAAAATGTGGATCACCAACGGCACGCAAGCCGACTTCATGTGCATGCTGGTAAACACAAGTGACGGCCCTATTCATAGCAGCAAGTCACTCATCATTGTTCCCATGGACACTCCAGGAATTACTGTTGCGCGCAAGCTGGACAAGCTTGGCATGCGCTCCTCCGACACGGCACAACTCTACTTCGAAGATGTTCGGGTTCCCCAAAGAAATATCATCGGGGAAGAAGGTATGGGCTTCACTTATCAAATGCTTCAATTCCAGGAAGAGCGTCTATGGGCAGCGGGTAATGCACTTCGCACGCTGGATAAGACGATCGATGATACAATTGAATATACACGCCAGAGAGAAGCCTTTGGCCAATCAATCCTTGATAATCAGGTTGTCCATTTCCGGCTTGCAGAACTCAAAACCGAAGTAGAGCTTCTCCGATCCCTCACCTACCGGGCAGTAGAGGATTACATCAATGGTGAGAATGTCACCATGATGGCATCCATGGCGAAATTAAAAGCTGGCCGCCTGATCCGAGAGGTAAATGACGCCTGCCTTCAATATTACGGTGGTATGGGTTTCATGAATGAAACCTTAGTCAGTCGGAATTACCGGGATGGCCGGCTCGCCTCCATCGGCGGCGGCGCTGATGAGGTTATGCTTGGTATCATTTGTAAACTGATGGACACCCTGCCCAAGAAAAGAAAAGGCTGA
- a CDS encoding acyl-CoA carboxylase subunit beta — translation MPVITSSIDKNSEAYAANEKAMLELITQFRDLEQKIRDTSNAKKEKFEKRGQLLPRERLSLLLDKGAPFLQLATLAGLGMHDDDGKEEIYGGGLIVGIGYVAGIRCLISISDSAIKGGTIAPMGLEKSLRAQEIVLKNKLPVINLVESGGANLLYQAEIFVKGGKGFANQARMSAAGIPQVTVVHGSSTAGGAYLPGLSDYVVMVKKKAKVFLAGPPLLKAATGEIATDEELGGAEMHSEISGVSEYLADDDRDGIRIAREIMSNLPWNENRPEPYGQNSFEDPLYDAEELLGIVSPDYRKPYDVREVIARIVDGSEFLDFKELYGNATICGHAKIEGQPVGIIGNNGPINADGAAKAAQFIQLCSQSGTPLLFLQNTTGYMVGTEAEQAGIVKHGSKMIQAVTNATVPKITIHIGASFGAGNYGMCGRAFDPRFIFAWPNYQVAVMGGEQAAKVLSIVTEEKFRRMGQEPDREALAKMEQGIIARTKKESTALYATARLWDDGLIDPRDTRKVVSYCLSIAMEGDKRETNTNTFGIGRM, via the coding sequence ATGCCAGTAATCACCTCCTCCATTGATAAAAACAGCGAAGCATACGCTGCCAATGAAAAAGCAATGCTGGAACTCATTACGCAGTTCAGAGACCTGGAACAGAAAATCCGCGACACTTCCAACGCCAAGAAGGAAAAATTCGAAAAACGCGGACAGCTTCTCCCCAGAGAACGACTGTCTCTGCTTCTGGACAAGGGGGCTCCATTTTTGCAACTGGCAACCTTGGCTGGACTGGGGATGCACGATGATGACGGCAAAGAAGAAATCTATGGCGGTGGCCTTATTGTTGGGATTGGATATGTGGCAGGTATTCGTTGCCTCATTTCGATTTCAGACAGTGCCATAAAAGGCGGAACGATCGCACCTATGGGGCTCGAAAAATCACTGCGAGCACAAGAAATTGTTCTGAAAAACAAACTACCGGTTATCAATCTTGTGGAATCTGGCGGTGCAAATCTTCTTTACCAAGCCGAGATCTTTGTGAAAGGCGGCAAAGGATTTGCCAACCAGGCCCGAATGTCCGCCGCAGGCATTCCGCAAGTCACAGTAGTTCACGGTTCCAGCACTGCAGGTGGCGCTTATCTTCCTGGCCTTTCTGATTATGTTGTCATGGTAAAAAAGAAAGCTAAGGTCTTTTTAGCCGGTCCCCCACTTCTCAAAGCTGCAACAGGAGAGATTGCAACGGATGAGGAATTGGGCGGCGCTGAAATGCATTCTGAAATCTCTGGTGTCTCCGAATATCTGGCAGATGATGATCGGGACGGTATTCGCATCGCACGGGAGATCATGAGTAACCTTCCCTGGAATGAAAACCGCCCAGAGCCCTATGGTCAAAACAGCTTTGAAGACCCCCTTTATGATGCAGAAGAACTTCTTGGCATTGTCTCCCCAGACTACCGCAAACCCTACGATGTCCGAGAAGTCATTGCCCGTATCGTGGATGGTTCCGAGTTTCTAGATTTTAAAGAGTTATATGGCAATGCAACTATTTGCGGACATGCCAAAATAGAAGGGCAACCTGTTGGAATCATCGGAAATAATGGTCCAATTAATGCTGATGGAGCCGCAAAGGCTGCCCAGTTCATTCAGCTTTGCAGTCAGTCTGGCACGCCCCTTCTCTTCTTGCAAAATACAACGGGCTACATGGTTGGTACGGAAGCCGAGCAGGCCGGGATCGTCAAGCATGGCTCCAAAATGATCCAGGCGGTCACAAACGCCACTGTTCCCAAAATAACCATTCATATTGGCGCCAGTTTTGGAGCCGGAAATTATGGTATGTGCGGCCGCGCATTTGATCCACGGTTTATCTTCGCCTGGCCAAACTATCAGGTTGCCGTCATGGGCGGAGAACAGGCAGCCAAGGTCCTCTCAATTGTAACCGAAGAGAAGTTTCGGCGTATGGGGCAAGAACCTGACCGGGAAGCATTAGCGAAAATGGAGCAAGGCATAATTGCCCGAACAAAAAAAGAATCTACGGCACTATATGCAACTGCACGACTTTGGGATGATGGGCTTATTGATCCGCGGGATACCCGCAAAGTCGTCAGCTATTGCCTCTCCATCGCTATGGAAGGGGACAAACGGGAGACAAATACAAACACGTTCGGTATCGGGCGGATGTAA
- a CDS encoding SDR family oxidoreductase — translation MGYRSIFRPDLFSGQKIIVTGGGSGIGRCTAHELISLGADVALVGRSIDKLETVQEEIHSAGGNASIHSCDIRDEKAVTETVSNILKEHGAIHGLVNNAGGQFPAPLESISQKGWEAVVNNNLTGGFLFARECFTQWMKENGGGSIVNIVADMWTSMPGMGHSGAARKGMLSFTETAAVEWASAGVRVNAVAPGWIMSSGMDTYPEWFQAQLKKLAEYNPAKRMGTESETSAAIVFLLSEAAAFISGDCIRVDGAAPNARLHWPLENHQNNTAFDGFHLAVTPKIFQDKD, via the coding sequence ATGGGGTACCGGTCTATTTTCCGTCCTGACCTTTTTTCCGGTCAGAAGATTATTGTGACGGGTGGCGGAAGCGGCATTGGCCGATGCACTGCCCACGAGCTTATCTCCCTTGGCGCAGATGTTGCCCTGGTTGGCCGTTCAATCGACAAACTGGAAACCGTTCAGGAAGAGATTCACAGCGCTGGCGGCAATGCCTCCATTCATTCCTGCGACATTCGCGATGAAAAAGCGGTTACAGAAACGGTTAGCAACATCCTGAAAGAGCACGGAGCCATTCATGGCCTCGTCAACAACGCAGGTGGTCAGTTCCCAGCTCCCCTTGAGAGCATCAGCCAAAAAGGATGGGAGGCTGTTGTGAACAACAATTTAACCGGCGGTTTTCTTTTTGCGCGCGAGTGTTTCACCCAGTGGATGAAAGAAAATGGTGGTGGCTCCATCGTAAATATCGTTGCTGACATGTGGACCTCTATGCCGGGCATGGGACATTCAGGGGCCGCCCGAAAAGGAATGTTGAGCTTTACTGAAACGGCTGCCGTTGAATGGGCATCGGCTGGTGTTCGGGTGAATGCGGTTGCGCCAGGCTGGATTATGTCTTCCGGTATGGACACTTATCCAGAATGGTTTCAGGCGCAATTAAAGAAGTTGGCTGAATACAATCCCGCGAAACGCATGGGGACGGAATCAGAGACATCCGCTGCTATTGTTTTTCTTTTATCAGAAGCAGCAGCATTTATTTCAGGAGATTGCATCCGTGTAGACGGTGCTGCGCCTAATGCCCGCCTACATTGGCCATTGGAAAACCATCAGAACAACACTGCGTTTGACGGTTTTCATCTGGCAGTCACACCCAAGATTTTTCAGGATAAGGACTAG
- a CDS encoding SCP2 sterol-binding domain-containing protein, whose product MATLEEITEAMKDRIGEDCGLGATLKFDFKGDGFIFVDAETVPNVVNNEDADADCTIKITIENFEKLAAGDLDPTTAFMMGKLKIEGNMGIAMKLQSVFS is encoded by the coding sequence ATGGCGACTTTAGAGGAAATCACAGAAGCAATGAAAGACCGCATTGGTGAAGATTGCGGGCTTGGCGCGACCTTGAAATTCGATTTCAAAGGTGACGGCTTTATTTTTGTGGACGCGGAAACAGTTCCGAATGTTGTGAATAATGAAGATGCTGATGCAGATTGCACCATTAAAATCACAATTGAGAATTTTGAGAAACTGGCGGCTGGTGATTTGGACCCAACAACAGCTTTCATGATGGGTAAGCTTAAGATTGAAGGCAATATGGGAATTGCCATGAAACTTCAGAGTGTTTTTTCTTAA
- a CDS encoding 3'-5' exonuclease: protein MSKFLAIDFETANYGADSACAIGLVRVENGAIVEEVSRLIQPPSPEFFFTHIHGLTFEDVALEPLFDGVWPDIEYLFQDVDFLSAHNSGFDKKVLNACCETFNIPPPEPEFVCTVKLARSMWNVRPTKLPNVAHFLNLELNHHDALSDSRACANIVIAAEKDGWDFESGFQNVGERYTQLEEGA from the coding sequence ATGAGTAAATTTCTCGCTATTGACTTCGAAACTGCCAATTACGGGGCTGACAGTGCCTGTGCGATTGGACTTGTTCGTGTAGAGAACGGCGCCATCGTTGAAGAGGTAAGCCGTCTTATCCAGCCACCCAGCCCAGAGTTTTTTTTCACCCATATTCATGGACTGACATTCGAGGATGTGGCTTTAGAGCCTCTGTTTGATGGCGTATGGCCAGATATTGAATATCTCTTTCAAGACGTAGATTTTCTCTCCGCCCACAATTCCGGTTTTGACAAAAAGGTACTCAACGCCTGCTGTGAAACCTTTAACATACCCCCACCAGAGCCAGAATTTGTCTGTACGGTCAAACTTGCCAGATCGATGTGGAATGTGCGCCCAACAAAGCTTCCAAATGTCGCTCATTTTCTGAATTTGGAATTAAACCACCATGATGCCCTGTCAGACAGCCGGGCTTGCGCAAATATCGTCATTGCCGCAGAAAAAGATGGTTGGGATTTTGAATCCGGTTTTCAAAATGTTGGGGAGCGCTATACCCAATTAGAGGAAGGGGCATAA
- a CDS encoding long-chain-fatty-acid--CoA ligase: MSDFAWEKSYPAGVKWEIEIDKKPVYAILDEAVKKWPGNFAIDFMDKKITYAELNSLVNKAAKGFQQLGVKKGVHVGLYLPNTPHYIVCFFAILKAGGTVVNYSPLDAERELVHKIEDSETDFMVTLDLEVLYPNIAKLLSKTRLKKIIVGNLKEVLPFPKNLLYPLVKSKEIASVPRDSQHITFKQLTSNDGQYDAVPVKNPDERIAVLQYTGGTTGLPKGAMLSHTNLVAACQQLRAMQQGDDAVLVDGSERVMCVLPLFHIYALTVNMNFGIDGGAELILHPKFELDAVMKDLDKKKPTVFPGVPTMYMAIANHPEVSKYDLSSLKFCASGGAPLPVEVQDHFQRVTGCRLLEGWGMTETSPAGTSTPMTEKRVAGAAGVPVPGVEIRIFSVDDKSKLMPTGEIGEIGIKGPNVMKGYWNKPEATAESFIGDFFLTGDTGYLDEDGYMHIVDRTKDMITSGGFNVYPRIIEEAIFEHPSVEEVTVIGVPDEYRGEAAKAFIKLKQGASEFSLEELREFLKDKLGKHELPAAVEFRPELPKTLVGKLSKKELVEEERLKYEAKNKASA; the protein is encoded by the coding sequence ATGTCAGATTTTGCGTGGGAAAAATCATATCCGGCAGGTGTTAAATGGGAAATCGAAATCGATAAGAAACCCGTTTATGCAATTCTGGATGAAGCTGTCAAAAAATGGCCGGGTAATTTTGCCATCGATTTCATGGACAAAAAAATTACCTATGCAGAGCTTAATAGCCTGGTCAACAAGGCCGCCAAGGGGTTTCAGCAGCTTGGTGTGAAGAAAGGTGTTCATGTTGGCCTCTATCTGCCGAACACGCCTCACTACATTGTTTGTTTCTTTGCCATTCTGAAGGCTGGTGGAACCGTCGTAAACTATTCCCCGTTGGATGCAGAAAGAGAACTTGTTCACAAGATTGAAGATAGTGAAACTGACTTCATGGTGACATTGGATCTAGAGGTCCTATATCCCAATATCGCAAAATTGCTCAGCAAAACACGATTGAAAAAAATCATTGTTGGTAATTTGAAGGAAGTTCTCCCGTTCCCTAAAAACCTTCTATACCCACTGGTTAAATCAAAGGAAATCGCATCCGTTCCGCGGGACAGTCAGCACATTACCTTTAAGCAACTAACGTCCAACGACGGTCAATATGATGCGGTTCCCGTCAAAAATCCTGACGAAAGGATCGCAGTTCTCCAATATACGGGCGGCACAACGGGCCTACCAAAAGGAGCAATGCTGTCCCACACTAACCTTGTCGCCGCATGCCAGCAGTTACGGGCCATGCAGCAAGGGGATGATGCAGTTCTTGTGGATGGATCAGAGCGGGTGATGTGCGTGCTCCCCCTTTTCCATATTTATGCGCTGACGGTTAACATGAACTTCGGAATCGATGGTGGCGCGGAATTGATCCTGCATCCAAAATTCGAACTGGATGCAGTCATGAAGGATCTGGACAAGAAAAAACCAACGGTTTTCCCGGGCGTTCCTACTATGTATATGGCGATTGCCAATCACCCTGAGGTTAGCAAATATGACCTCAGCTCCCTCAAATTCTGTGCATCGGGCGGCGCACCGCTTCCTGTTGAAGTCCAGGATCATTTCCAGCGGGTTACAGGGTGCCGCCTTCTTGAAGGCTGGGGCATGACAGAGACTTCACCAGCCGGCACATCCACACCCATGACCGAAAAACGGGTCGCTGGGGCAGCTGGTGTTCCGGTACCTGGTGTTGAAATTCGAATTTTCAGCGTTGATGACAAAAGCAAGCTTATGCCAACCGGAGAAATTGGTGAAATTGGCATCAAGGGTCCGAATGTCATGAAAGGATATTGGAATAAACCCGAAGCAACAGCTGAATCATTTATCGGTGACTTTTTCCTGACCGGTGATACTGGCTATCTGGATGAAGATGGTTACATGCATATCGTGGACCGGACAAAAGACATGATCACCTCCGGTGGCTTTAACGTCTATCCACGAATTATCGAAGAGGCCATCTTCGAACATCCTTCTGTAGAGGAAGTCACAGTTATTGGTGTTCCAGACGAGTATCGCGGTGAAGCGGCAAAAGCCTTTATTAAACTGAAGCAAGGCGCCAGCGAGTTCTCACTGGAAGAACTTCGTGAGTTTCTGAAAGATAAGCTTGGTAAACATGAGCTCCCTGCTGCGGTGGAATTCCGGCCTGAACTTCCCAAAACACTTGTCGGCAAGCTCTCCAAGAAAGAATTGGTTGAAGAGGAACGACTCAAGTACGAAGCGAAGAATAAAGCTTCTGCTTAA